From Phycodurus eques isolate BA_2022a chromosome 13, UOR_Pequ_1.1, whole genome shotgun sequence, a single genomic window includes:
- the zgc:113531 gene encoding von Willebrand factor C domain-containing protein 2-like yields MLSSRLLLAVLLSTQAAFGFSVAGQPQQPPQPPESTCEANGSVYYLGEWYFLDSDHCTQCECTAEGSACARTECTSLPAGCIHVSHYPSDCCPRCERIGCEYRGVVYELGHNFQPTECEQCTCDRDGIARCLVADCAPPPCVNPVYQPGKCCPECQEGPNCYVDSSRSWVIPAGEPVWVDPCTKCRCHDGQDAGYWEGNRLATCSRLKNCTPEQSQTQNRSHTSSIFT; encoded by the exons ATGTTGTCGAGTCGGCTCCTATTGGCGGTGCTCCTTAGCACCCAGGCCGCCTTCGGCTTCTCGGTGGCCGGCCAACCGCAGCAGCCGCCGCAGCCGCCGGAGAGCACCTGCGAGGCCAACGGGAGCGTCTACTACTTGGGGGAGTGGTACTTCCTGGACTCGGACCACTGTACCCAGTGCGAGTGCACCGCCGAGGGCTCGGCCTGTGCCCGCACCGAGTGCACCAGCCTGCCGGCCGGCTGCATCCACGTGAGCCACTaccccagcgactgctgtcccCGCTGCGAGAGAATCGGCTGCGAGTACCGGGGGGTGGTCTACGAACTGGGGCACAACTTTCAG cCAACCGAATGCGAGCAGTGCACGTGCGACAGGGACGGCATCGCCCGCTGTCTGGTGGCCGACTGCGCGCCCCCACCTTGCGTCAACCCCGTGTACCAGCCTGGCAAGTGCTGCCCCGAGTGCCAGGAGG GTCCAAACTGCTATGTGGACTCGTCCCGTAGCTGGGTGATTCCCGCCGGCGAGCCCGTCTGGGTGGACCCCTGCACCAAGTGCCGTTGCCACGACGGCCAGGACGCCGGCTACTGGGAGGGCAATCGCCTGGCCACATGCTCCCGCCTCAAGAACTGCACGCCCGAGCAGTCCCAGACACAAAACCGATCTCACACGTCATCCATCTTCACCTAA